A single region of the Glycine max cultivar Williams 82 chromosome 20, Glycine_max_v4.0, whole genome shotgun sequence genome encodes:
- the LOC100817004 gene encoding mitochondrial uncoupling protein 3: MKSGYQHGGVDTIHTKVFLTSLSAMVAETTTFPIDLIKTRLQLHGESLSSSHPTSAFRVGLGIIREQGALGLYSGLSPAIFRHMFYTPIRIVGYENLRNVVSADNASISIVGKAVVGGISGVVAQVIASPADLVKVRMQADGQRVSQGLQPWYSGPFDALNKIVCAEGFQGLWKGVFPNIQRAFLVNMGELACYDHAKQFVIRSRIADDNVYAHTLASIISGLAATSLSCPADVVKTRMMNQAAKKERKVLYNSSYDCLVKTVKVEGIRALWKGFFPTWARLGPWQFVFWVSYEKFRTFAGLSSF; the protein is encoded by the exons ATGAAATCAGGCTATCAACATGGTGGAGTTGATACTATTCACACTAAGGTCTTTCTAACATCACTGTCAGCTATGGTGGCTGAGACCACAACTTTCCCCATAGACTTGATCAAGACCAGGCTCCAACTCCATGGTGAGTCACTTTCCTCGAGTCATCCCACTAGTGCATTTAGAGTAGGCTTGGGCATTATTCGTGAACAAGGTGCTCTTGGCCTTTACAGTGGCTTGTCGCCAGCAATTTTTAGACACATGTTCTACACGCCTATTCGAATTGTTGGGTATGAGAACCTGAGAAATGTGGTTTCTGCTGATAATGCTTCGATCTCTATTGTTGGCAAGGCTGTAGTTGGTGGAATCTCTGGTGTTGTGGCTCAG GTTATAGCCAGCCCAGCTGATCTTGTCAAGGTGAGGATGCAAGCTGATGGCCAAAGGGTGAGTCAAGGTCTTCAACCCTGGTATTCGGGGCCATTTGACGCTCTAAACAAAATTGTTTGTGCTGAAGGATTTCAAGGTCTGTGgaagggtgtttttcctaataTCCAAAGAGCCTTCTTAGTGAACATGGGAGAATTAGCCTGTTATGACCATGCTAAACAATTTGTTATTAGAAGTAGGATAGCTGATGATAATGTTTATGCCCACACTTTGGCTTCCATCATATCAGGTCTGGCAGCAACTTCTTTAAGTTGTCCAGCTGATGTTGTGAAGACTAGAATGATGAACCAGGCtgctaagaaggaaaggaaagtcTTATATAATAGCTCTTATGATTGCTTGGTAAAGACAGTTAAAGTTGAAGGAATAAGAGCATTGTGGAAAGGATTCTTCCCCACATGGGCAAGGCTTGGCCCATGGCAATTTGTGTTCTGGGTTTCCTATGAGAAGTTCAGGACATTTGCAGGGCTCTCTTCtttctaa